The Triticum urartu cultivar G1812 chromosome 5, Tu2.1, whole genome shotgun sequence genome contains the following window.
gtagttGTCTAGaagtgcaactaggtgagcaacctatatgatgcaataacaacaagcaaacaagtaacactaaagagattgcacaagtaaaggtaagagataaccaagagtggatccggtgaagacgaggatgtgttaccgaagttccttcctttgaggggaagtacgtctccgttagagcggtgtggaggcacaatgcttcCCAAGAAGTCACTAGggtcaccgtattctcctcacgccctcacacaatgcgagatgtcgtgattccactattggtgcccttgaaggcggcaaccggacctttacaaacaaggttgagcaatctccacaacttaatcggaggctcccaacaataccacgaagcttcaccacaatggactatggctccgtggtgacctcaaccgcctagggtgctcaaacactcAAGAGTAataagatccgctagggatgagtgggggaattgaaaatcccttggtggaagtgtagatcggggccttctcaatcacgcccgagcaaatcaacaagtttgattggctagagccagcggtactgccgctccagctggcggtactgccgcgcagagGAGAGCAACAGGGATCTggacccagagcggtactacagcggtggtaagggcggtactaccgctccgaaacggtactaccgcctctactgccgcaactagtgccgcaaaacccgacacaaGATAAGgagccctcgagtcgaggcggtaggagacAGACAGACCAGCGGTAGTACAGCTGCGGAGTcatgggcggtactaccgctgcggagcggtactgctgcttgtgacccttcggcggtactaccgctgggacacagacaagagagagagaggatctCTCCGTCaggctgaggacgaggcggtggtgccaggcaggccagcggtagtaccgctgtggagTCACCGACGGTACTActgctgcggagcggtactgccgcttgtgactcctcgacggtactaccgctaggttgcacggtactaccgctggaacCCAGACAGGACACAAAAGAGAAGAGATCTCTCCAACTAAGTGGAAGAGTTCTGAgagtgagaagctgatgtgtacgtattgattccacccaagcaataccccagcggaccccctcttgatagtacggtgccctctacgcaactagaccaccgaaagagaaacgaaagagctacatcgtcttgaatgacactccgaagggaagaaatcgtctcgtgccaaggatgaatctgTGAAATACTCAAAGCACAcaattagtccgcaaacatgttatcatcaatcaccaaaactacatcgagagagatatgcctcaacaGAGGTGTGGCTCGCTCTCGACATTGGTTGGGTGGCATCCTTGTCCCGCTTGGGCGGTGGGGGTGTCGGCTCGGTCGATGCGCCCCAGAGGGGGCGGTCTGACTCTATGTCGGGGCGGCGGCCCCGGATATGGTGCGATATTCGTGGTCTGCGAGCGGTTGCCCTAAGCAGCGTGGGCTGCGGGCAGCTGGGCTGTGCGGCGTTGCTGCTCGAGTAGAGCGGTGGTATGTTGGGGCGGCGACCTCGGAAGGCGGTGCCGGTGGAGTGCACTGGGCGCAACGGAGCGGTAGATGTCGGGGCGGCGACCCCGAGAGGATCTCTGTGGCGACCAGGCTTTTGTGGCAACGATGATGGTGGGAGCGATGTTGGTGACGCGACAATGGTTGCGGTAGTCGGCTCTTCTCCGCCGTGTCCGCGGTTTTGCCTCGGTTTGTTTGTTGCTGTGGAGTCGAAACTGCGGCGGCGAGGCCCTATGGTATACGATGACTGGCTACAAGTGGCCCGTTCGGCAACAGCTTTCGTCTAGTTTTGTTTTTCCAAGTTCTCCGTCAAAGTCGGAGCGGCCATAGGTCGACATGTTGTCGATTAGGATGGGCTTTGCCCTGAATGTGCTTGTCTCTGGGAGTGGGCTTGGTCCTTGTTGTTTCTGTTTTTGCCCGGTTTTCCGTAATTAACATGAGCAATTCTCTTCTGTTTAATTAATAGATGAGGCAATCTCTGCCTCCGTTTCAGAAAAAATAACTCGGACAAACATATAGACATAAGAACTCGCCAAAGGAAAACCTCACATATCTGAAACTCCCAGACAGCAAGCATATAAACAGCCCACGCCTTAGGATTCATTCCCTCAGGATTAATCACAAATCATCTCGCTGACACTGTCCACACTAGGATTTTTCTACTCCTGCCTGGAACAGTTATCATACATCTGTCCTCCAACAGCATATAAACAGCGGGAGCAAAGCTCAAATTATACCGATCGGGGCACAGGACATCCATATCCACGTTACGGCAATGCCTGAGATTAAAAGAGGATTCAAGCTACAAAAGATCATTCTGCCAAGTCGATCGTTGCTCAAATGCCAGATAAAGGGGTTTGGATACATGATTGATTCAACTCATAACATCAAAACATTACGACAAGTAGTAATAGTTCTTGAACACAATGACTACAGATAGGTGAAAGCAATCTAGAAGAGGgatgttcccttgcccttcttgtcTCCACCGATCTCAAAATGCTTGCACCTCTGCAAAGGAATAAAGACAGACTGAGCAAAGCATAACGGAACAAAAATAAATGTTCAGTTCAAGAAAAAAAGGAACAGACCTTGATGGCGCGCTGGGAGTAGTGCTTGCAGCTCTGGCACTGCAGCTTCAGCACAATCTTCTTGGTGGTTTTTGCCTGAAGAAAAGGTCACGTAATTAGCATTTCCCAACTGGCTTTAATCTTTATCTGATTTTACACTAACCAGACACACCATAAGTAGATGGCAATGAAATTGATAGACAAATCAGATCGATTGACAATCACACGCAAAGATGTTGCCATACCTTCTTGTGGAAAACGGGCTTGGTCTGACCACCATATCCCGACTGCTTCCTGTCATAACGACGCTTTCCCTGGGCAGACAGGCTGTCCTTACCCTTCTTGTATTGAGTGACCTTGTGAAGGGTGTGCTTCTTGCACTCCTTGTTTTTGCAGTAGGTTTTCTTGGTCTTCGGAACGTTCACCTATTTAGCATTCGCAACATAACTAATGTTAAAACAGGGTTTGCATGAAACTGCATACAGTTTCAGATGACACTGCAATAGCTA
Protein-coding sequences here:
- the LOC125510807 gene encoding 60S ribosomal protein L36a, with amino-acid sequence MVNVPKTKKTYCKNKECKKHTLHKVTQYKKGKDSLSAQGKRRYDRKQSGYGGQTKPVFHKKAKTTKKIVLKLQCQSCKHYSQRAIKRCKHFEIGGDKKGKGTSLF